From a single Fulvivirga ulvae genomic region:
- a CDS encoding single-stranded DNA-binding protein, with the protein MKNLRNSVQLIGRLGKDPEVKNLTSGKTVATFTLATTDSYRNSKGEKVEDTQWHNIVAWGKTAKIAEEYLQKGQEVAVQGKLIHRSYETIDGEKKYFTEVNINEILMFGGKK; encoded by the coding sequence ATGAAAAATTTAAGAAACAGCGTACAATTGATTGGCAGATTAGGTAAAGATCCTGAAGTTAAAAACCTTACAAGTGGAAAAACCGTGGCCACTTTCACACTTGCTACTACCGACAGTTATCGCAATTCAAAAGGAGAAAAAGTTGAAGATACTCAATGGCACAACATTGTAGCCTGGGGGAAAACCGCCAAAATAGCTGAAGAATACCTGCAGAAAGGGCAGGAGGTAGCCGTGCAGGGCAAACTGATCCATCGCTCATACGAAACCATCGATGGTGAAAAGAAATACTTCACCGAAGTCAATATTAACGAAATCCTGATGTTTGGTGGCAAAAAGTAA
- a CDS encoding tetratricopeptide repeat-containing sensor histidine kinase — protein MLWCHTTHGQYLNEICNEQVSKRDSLIREILYVRPKEALELARENHKAVQRQYDNDKCKGRVLLTLGLAEQYTNDLVKSVEYLKQANTIFESEAMYEALVESHNLIGGSFYKTGQIDLTIKSTQKALEVAQIHGLTDKIPVLYNNLAGAYKELNQFEAALKYANLAIEEVADQKDFTGLMYAYSTKGEILLSLEQYDSALYFMEQAYNTGNLHNLHIDYSEAFCLYGIAVNHFYLGNTDLAMSLGNKAYQIANKDHMVFIQRDIALLMSQLWHRIGNIDSAFFYQSRVLEIDDKIQSKEKTSQLNNIIFREQEEKMERQIVKTKKQQNISIVGAIVAFALICLLLLFVMVNKKIRSLYQQLKAQKETIEVYNHQLAAQRDELDNLNQLKDRMFSAVIHDFKTPINTLESMLNLLIKKHMSPDEAVPVSKKLLQSVQQSKASINNIITWIKSHFQGFNPQKEPIDCDSLFNEIKIYHASPAKEKRLTVDVENGVDILFTSDREILFIVLNNLMSNAIKFTNRNGEVSLKSRIDGETIIFEVSDTGIGIPADALKKLFGVSNYSTAGTALEKGTGLGLLICRELLEKIGGTISVESETGKGSTFRVVVPFENS, from the coding sequence ATGCTTTGGTGCCACACGACTCATGGTCAGTATCTTAACGAAATATGCAACGAACAAGTAAGTAAAAGAGATAGCCTGATCCGGGAAATACTTTATGTCCGCCCGAAGGAAGCATTAGAACTGGCCAGAGAAAATCACAAAGCCGTTCAGAGACAGTATGATAATGACAAATGCAAAGGACGGGTATTGCTGACTCTGGGGCTGGCGGAGCAATATACAAATGACCTTGTTAAATCTGTTGAATACTTAAAGCAGGCCAATACGATATTCGAAAGCGAGGCAATGTATGAGGCATTGGTTGAAAGCCATAACCTCATTGGTGGTAGTTTTTATAAAACAGGTCAGATAGATCTAACCATCAAGTCTACCCAGAAAGCGCTGGAAGTAGCCCAAATACATGGATTAACTGACAAAATTCCTGTTTTATATAATAATCTTGCCGGGGCATATAAAGAACTAAATCAATTTGAGGCTGCACTGAAATATGCAAACCTTGCTATTGAGGAAGTGGCAGATCAAAAGGATTTTACAGGGTTAATGTACGCTTACAGCACAAAAGGGGAAATATTGCTCAGTCTGGAGCAATACGATAGTGCATTGTACTTCATGGAGCAAGCCTACAACACAGGCAATCTTCACAATTTACATATTGACTATTCCGAAGCATTTTGCCTCTACGGGATAGCTGTGAACCACTTCTACCTGGGTAATACCGATCTGGCCATGTCATTAGGCAACAAAGCGTATCAAATAGCCAATAAAGATCATATGGTCTTTATACAAAGAGATATAGCACTCCTGATGTCTCAGCTATGGCACCGGATCGGCAATATAGACAGTGCCTTTTTTTACCAGTCGAGAGTGCTGGAAATAGATGATAAAATACAGTCGAAGGAAAAGACAAGTCAACTGAACAATATTATTTTCAGAGAACAGGAAGAAAAGATGGAACGGCAGATTGTTAAAACTAAAAAACAACAAAACATTTCCATAGTAGGTGCCATTGTGGCCTTTGCGTTGATATGCCTGCTTCTGCTTTTTGTTATGGTCAATAAGAAAATACGGAGCCTGTACCAGCAGCTGAAGGCTCAAAAAGAAACTATTGAGGTATATAATCATCAATTAGCAGCACAGCGGGACGAACTTGATAACCTGAACCAATTAAAAGACAGGATGTTTTCAGCAGTAATACATGATTTTAAAACACCTATCAATACCCTTGAGAGCATGCTTAACCTGCTCATAAAAAAACACATGTCTCCCGATGAAGCAGTGCCTGTTTCAAAAAAGCTGCTACAGAGCGTGCAACAATCCAAAGCATCCATCAACAATATTATTACCTGGATAAAGAGCCACTTTCAGGGATTTAACCCGCAAAAAGAGCCTATAGATTGCGACTCATTGTTCAATGAAATTAAAATTTATCATGCAAGCCCTGCAAAAGAAAAGCGGCTAACAGTAGACGTGGAAAATGGTGTCGATATACTATTTACCTCCGATAGGGAAATACTTTTTATTGTGCTCAACAATTTAATGTCAAATGCCATCAAATTTACAAACAGAAATGGTGAAGTTAGTTTAAAATCCCGTATTGATGGGGAAACCATAATTTTTGAAGTGTCTGATACAGGCATTGGCATTCCCGCAGATGCCCTGAAAAAGTTATTTGGAGTGTCAAACTATTCAACAGCTGGAACTGCGCTGGAAAAGGGTACGGGGTTAGGTTTGCTGATTTGCAGGGAATTGCTGGAAAAAATTGGTGGTACCATATCCGTTGAAAGTGAAACTGGAAAAGGCTCGACTTTCCGGGTTGTTGTCCCTTTTGAGAATTCCTGA
- a CDS encoding tetratricopeptide repeat protein, translating into MKLPLILIALVFSHFVHGQNPDTYSAKGQTHLIGEFDLTVLETDTAYSKWYKESYENAQLDLSKTDWKENLDNTKVEIYMGTWCGDSKNWVPKFVRMWEELGLERSQLKFIGLYGSGDHYKQGPESEEKGKQIHRVPTFIFKKDDTEYARIVESPSSDLITDVAQIALGYPPKPNYKAANFLLDHFTKNTMGQMREQKRYYLYSTYHMVGKSSELNTLGYVLLKAGETEKAIYIFELNTHLFRYEPNVYDSYGEALAAAGNVEEAKKQYQKVLELDPENDNAKQQLMTLKD; encoded by the coding sequence ATGAAACTACCCCTAATCCTTATCGCCCTTGTATTTAGTCACTTTGTACACGGGCAAAATCCTGATACATATTCTGCAAAAGGGCAAACCCATTTGATCGGAGAGTTTGACCTCACTGTACTTGAAACCGATACTGCATATAGCAAATGGTACAAGGAGAGTTATGAAAATGCCCAATTAGATCTTTCAAAAACAGACTGGAAAGAAAATCTGGATAATACAAAGGTCGAAATTTACATGGGTACCTGGTGCGGAGACAGCAAAAACTGGGTGCCGAAATTTGTGAGAATGTGGGAAGAACTTGGCCTTGAAAGAAGTCAGCTAAAATTCATAGGCTTGTATGGTTCCGGTGACCATTATAAGCAAGGGCCTGAGAGCGAGGAGAAAGGGAAACAGATACACAGAGTTCCGACCTTTATCTTTAAAAAAGATGATACCGAGTATGCCAGGATCGTTGAAAGCCCATCCTCTGATTTGATTACAGATGTCGCCCAGATAGCATTAGGGTATCCTCCAAAACCGAATTATAAAGCTGCTAATTTTCTTCTGGATCACTTTACAAAAAACACTATGGGTCAAATGCGAGAACAGAAAAGATACTACCTCTACAGCACATACCACATGGTTGGGAAAAGCAGCGAGTTAAATACTTTGGGCTATGTGTTACTGAAAGCTGGTGAAACGGAAAAGGCTATTTATATTTTCGAGCTTAATACCCACCTGTTCAGGTATGAACCTAATGTTTACGATAGCTATGGAGAAGCGCTGGCAGCGGCCGGGAATGTAGAAGAGGCTAAAAAACAGTACCAAAAAGTCCTGGAGCTTGACCCGGAAAATGATAATGCAAAACAACAATTAATGACTTTGAAAGACTAA
- a CDS encoding SPFH domain-containing protein → MGLFSSIRGEFIDIIEWTDNTNNTLVYRFERHDNEIKNGAKLTVREGQAAVFINEGQLADVFLPGMYTLTTANLPILSTLKGWKYGFDSPFKAEVYFVSTRKFTDQKWGTKNPITLSDSRFGMLEIRAFGTYVMKINDPALFIREVVGTDGHFTTDEINNQLRSLVVTRFTDAIGEADLPVEKYAANTNEISGLVQGIMQEDFKVYGIDLANFLIENISMPDEIKSEIFELSRLNAVDLDKFAKIKAAKALEKAAENESGTAGAGMGMGMGFAMANQMGQAFSQQQNQQTQGGPPPLPNQVAFYVAINGQQAGPYDMAALQQMVAQQQITRETLVWKQGMGNWTAAGQVPELNNLFGSVPPPLPPQ, encoded by the coding sequence ATGGGACTATTTAGCAGCATCAGAGGGGAGTTCATCGACATTATAGAGTGGACCGATAATACCAATAATACCCTGGTATATCGGTTTGAACGACACGATAATGAAATTAAAAATGGAGCAAAACTTACCGTAAGGGAAGGTCAGGCAGCGGTATTTATTAACGAAGGCCAGCTTGCCGATGTGTTTTTGCCAGGCATGTACACCCTCACTACGGCTAACCTGCCTATTCTTTCCACCCTCAAAGGCTGGAAATATGGCTTCGATAGTCCGTTTAAGGCCGAAGTGTATTTTGTTAGCACCCGTAAGTTTACCGATCAGAAATGGGGCACGAAAAACCCCATAACCCTTTCCGACAGCCGGTTCGGTATGTTGGAGATCCGGGCCTTCGGTACCTATGTGATGAAGATTAATGACCCCGCTCTTTTCATCCGCGAAGTGGTAGGTACAGATGGTCACTTCACTACCGATGAGATCAACAATCAGCTCCGGAGCCTGGTAGTTACACGTTTTACAGATGCCATTGGAGAGGCTGATCTTCCCGTAGAAAAATATGCTGCGAATACCAACGAGATATCAGGGTTGGTGCAAGGCATTATGCAGGAAGATTTTAAGGTCTACGGTATTGACCTCGCCAATTTTCTCATAGAAAACATCTCCATGCCGGATGAAATTAAGAGCGAGATATTCGAACTAAGCAGGCTCAACGCTGTGGATTTGGATAAATTTGCCAAAATTAAGGCAGCCAAAGCCCTGGAGAAAGCGGCAGAAAACGAAAGTGGTACAGCCGGTGCAGGTATGGGCATGGGTATGGGCTTTGCTATGGCCAACCAGATGGGCCAGGCCTTCTCCCAACAGCAGAACCAACAAACACAAGGCGGACCACCACCACTTCCCAACCAGGTGGCGTTCTATGTGGCTATCAATGGACAGCAGGCCGGGCCATATGATATGGCAGCTTTGCAGCAAATGGTTGCTCAGCAACAAATCACCAGGGAAACTTTGGTCTGGAAGCAGGGCATGGGCAACTGGACGGCAGCAGGTCAGGTACCCGAACTTAATAACTTGTTTGGTAGCGTACCACCACCACTTCCTCCTCAATAA
- a CDS encoding bifunctional metallophosphatase/5'-nucleotidase, giving the protein MRQFNFFFPVCLIFFLLVLTVSCKNDDFGSIPEKEKRLTIFLFNDPHGQLDNFAKIKHIVDAEKEKTNVLLVCGGDIFSGNPIVDQYNKKGYPMVDVMNRAGVDIAVLGNHEFDYGVPILSNRYAEAEFDWVCANVNTSGSELPQPDPYKTLTIDDLKITVLGLVETNGKEGEVIPSTHPWRVMDLEFQPYTDVAGQYQSLKTSENADVYMALTHLGEYTDKKLANDFPYFDLIVGGHSHTFVNEKVNGIPIFQVGSYLSHLGKIELTVEGGKVEVIDTDLIDLNEYTEVDEELKGIIDAYNDAPEFEEVVGYATSYLNTTELGCFYTTALKEYMGVDASFQNGGGIRAGIDEGDITAMEIYRMDPFNNGSVVFTMTVAEIKDFFESTGTRMHISGITLENSGSGIIIYNESGDEMSDSETVTIGINDYIPAVHDSYFNYSGADIKELTSAETIIQYLKTVNSTVDYEGCDRYF; this is encoded by the coding sequence ATGCGGCAATTTAATTTCTTCTTTCCGGTCTGTCTTATCTTTTTTCTACTGGTCTTAACGGTTTCATGTAAAAACGATGACTTCGGCTCTATTCCTGAAAAAGAAAAGCGGCTCACCATTTTCTTGTTTAATGATCCGCACGGTCAATTGGATAACTTTGCCAAGATCAAGCATATCGTAGATGCTGAAAAGGAGAAAACCAATGTGTTACTGGTATGTGGAGGGGATATATTTTCCGGCAACCCTATCGTTGATCAATATAACAAGAAGGGCTACCCTATGGTGGACGTTATGAACAGGGCAGGGGTAGATATAGCGGTATTGGGCAATCATGAGTTTGATTACGGTGTGCCTATTCTGAGCAATCGCTATGCAGAAGCCGAGTTTGATTGGGTTTGTGCCAATGTCAATACAAGTGGAAGTGAGCTTCCGCAACCCGATCCTTATAAAACATTAACCATTGACGATTTGAAGATAACTGTACTTGGTCTTGTGGAAACCAACGGAAAAGAAGGAGAGGTTATCCCCTCAACCCACCCTTGGCGTGTTATGGATCTGGAATTCCAGCCTTATACGGATGTGGCAGGCCAATATCAATCTCTGAAGACAAGCGAAAATGCAGACGTATATATGGCATTGACCCATCTGGGAGAGTACACTGATAAAAAGTTAGCCAATGACTTTCCGTATTTTGATTTGATCGTAGGAGGGCATAGCCACACTTTTGTAAACGAGAAGGTAAACGGTATCCCGATATTTCAGGTAGGCTCATACCTTTCGCATTTGGGTAAGATAGAGCTTACCGTTGAAGGTGGGAAGGTAGAGGTAATTGACACTGATCTGATTGATTTAAATGAGTATACTGAGGTAGATGAAGAGTTAAAGGGCATTATTGATGCGTATAATGATGCGCCGGAGTTTGAAGAAGTTGTCGGTTATGCTACGTCGTACCTTAATACTACGGAATTGGGATGTTTTTATACTACTGCTTTGAAAGAATACATGGGGGTAGATGCATCTTTTCAAAATGGTGGAGGCATACGGGCAGGGATTGATGAGGGGGATATTACAGCTATGGAGATATACAGGATGGATCCCTTCAACAATGGAAGTGTGGTATTTACAATGACGGTAGCTGAAATAAAAGACTTCTTTGAAAGTACCGGAACCCGGATGCACATTTCCGGCATTACACTGGAAAATTCAGGTTCGGGAATTATCATTTACAATGAATCCGGAGACGAGATGAGTGATAGCGAAACGGTTACGATCGGAATCAACGACTACATACCTGCTGTTCATGACAGCTACTTTAATTATAGCGGAGCAGATATTAAGGAATTGACCTCGGCAGAAACTATCATCCAATATTTGAAGACAGTCAATAGTACAGTGGATTATGAAGGGTGTGACAGGTATTTTTAA
- a CDS encoding DUF5996 family protein, with translation MKKAPQLPDLPFHAWTDTRLTLHLILQIIGKSRLKLTARKNHWWYITLYVTSRGFGTHSIPINDGQDSVDIEFDILRKEVVILCSTGTVMTISLESSPDIATFYKQYMDALASLGLHPQFVAKPFDMGIEESFEQLTMYRQYDWDFIHRFWKLMRWNNAIFKEFSGMFYGKTCPVQIYWHHLDLTVTRFSGKKLPKMDGSARILEKDTYSHEQISFGFWAGDDNLQEPMYYSYTYPSPAGIDKETLQPEAAKWAESNGSPMALLRYEDVKNADDPAGAVLAFLESAYQAGARRAGWNMEELKVPSIKEL, from the coding sequence ATGAAAAAAGCCCCTCAATTACCCGACTTGCCTTTTCACGCATGGACTGATACCCGCCTTACACTTCATTTGATATTGCAGATTATCGGCAAGTCCCGGTTAAAACTTACTGCAAGGAAAAACCACTGGTGGTATATCACCCTTTATGTTACCTCACGAGGCTTTGGCACTCATAGCATTCCTATTAATGATGGTCAGGATAGTGTCGATATAGAGTTTGACATACTGAGAAAGGAAGTCGTCATATTGTGCAGTACAGGAACAGTAATGACCATATCTCTTGAAAGTAGCCCTGACATTGCCACTTTCTACAAGCAATATATGGATGCTCTGGCCAGCCTTGGGCTACATCCTCAGTTTGTAGCGAAGCCTTTTGACATGGGTATTGAAGAATCTTTTGAACAGCTGACAATGTATCGTCAATACGACTGGGATTTCATCCATAGGTTCTGGAAGCTAATGAGGTGGAATAATGCTATTTTTAAAGAGTTCAGTGGAATGTTTTACGGCAAGACCTGCCCTGTTCAGATCTATTGGCATCATCTGGACCTGACTGTTACCCGGTTTTCCGGGAAGAAACTACCTAAAATGGATGGGTCTGCCCGCATTCTGGAAAAGGACACCTACTCACACGAACAAATAAGCTTTGGCTTCTGGGCAGGCGATGACAACCTGCAGGAACCTATGTATTACTCTTACACCTACCCGTCGCCCGCAGGCATTGATAAGGAAACGTTACAGCCCGAAGCCGCCAAATGGGCAGAAAGCAATGGCAGTCCCATGGCACTATTAAGGTATGAAGATGTGAAAAATGCGGATGATCCTGCCGGGGCTGTATTAGCCTTTCTGGAAAGTGCTTATCAAGCTGGAGCAAGGCGGGCAGGATGGAATATGGAGGAATTGAAAGTGCCTTCTATTAAAGAGCTGTAA
- a CDS encoding amino acid permease has product MVIFVAYEGFELIANAASDMESPEKNLPKAYYYSVIFVILLYFIIAVVTVGSLPFKGIATAQDYVLAEAASPMLGKIGFLIITV; this is encoded by the coding sequence ATGGTAATCTTTGTAGCTTACGAGGGCTTTGAGCTTATCGCCAATGCAGCCTCTGATATGGAGAGCCCTGAGAAAAATCTGCCTAAGGCCTATTACTATTCAGTAATTTTTGTCATCCTGCTGTACTTTATCATTGCAGTGGTCACGGTTGGCTCATTGCCCTTCAAGGGAATTGCCACTGCCCAGGACTATGTGCTTGCCGAAGCGGCCAGCCCCATGTTGGGAAAAATTGGTTTCTTGATTATTACAGTTTAA
- a CDS encoding YqaE/Pmp3 family membrane protein, translating into MKKFTVKQLLPGCALLLVFYACAPEYGAHFSKTDNFYKPDKELTNTGYADPANEVNDEVAESVLPISTKTDYKEPETPQMDQYIVSSEEAIPVAPSPSMNKLVEKHRERIDGIKAMDLESKEMKKELKKAKKKAKKEIKKEIKKEIREIRDHNASDQYVLMMILAVIIPPLAVGLTYGVIDKFWISLLLTILFFIPGMIYSLIVVHDHFR; encoded by the coding sequence ATGAAAAAGTTTACCGTCAAACAATTATTACCGGGTTGCGCTTTGCTTCTGGTATTTTATGCATGCGCCCCTGAATACGGAGCTCATTTTTCAAAAACCGACAATTTTTACAAACCAGATAAGGAACTGACAAACACTGGATACGCTGACCCTGCAAATGAGGTGAATGATGAAGTAGCTGAGTCAGTTCTTCCGATTAGCACTAAAACAGATTATAAAGAGCCTGAGACGCCTCAAATGGATCAATATATTGTTAGCAGCGAAGAGGCTATCCCGGTGGCTCCAAGCCCATCCATGAATAAACTGGTAGAGAAGCACAGGGAGAGAATTGATGGGATCAAAGCCATGGACCTTGAGTCAAAAGAAATGAAAAAAGAGCTTAAAAAGGCTAAGAAAAAAGCAAAAAAGGAGATAAAGAAGGAAATAAAAAAAGAGATCAGGGAGATCAGAGACCATAATGCCAGTGATCAGTATGTACTTATGATGATACTTGCAGTGATCATACCTCCGCTGGCAGTAGGACTGACCTATGGAGTAATCGATAAATTCTGGATTAGCCTGCTGCTGACGATCCTGTTCTTCATCCCAGGTATGATCTATTCCCTAATAGTCGTTCATGACCACTTCAGATAG
- a CDS encoding THUMP domain-containing class I SAM-dependent RNA methyltransferase, producing MTTSKIVITCSPRVAPHLEKEVRQLGYQTVKTDHQSVELSGTFDDTLKLNLHLRTANRVLFHIKSFRADHPDQLYKRLRNIPWENYFDADGYISIKSFVSNRFIQDVRFASLRAKDAIADRFVDRFGKRPDSGKDLSKTVLFLHWTDEHASIYIDTSGETIAKHGYRKIPMKAPMMESLASATILTSQWDYKSHFLNPMCGSGTLAIEAAMTATHRAPGLMRDNFGFMHVKLYNPAVWEQLKTEAKSNIRNDIDFKIIASDLNPEAVTAAQRNAREAGVEHLIEFHTGDFRDIPVPEPNKGVIFINPEYGQRLGEEEKLADIYQEIGDFFKNKAQGYTGYIFTGNMNLAKKIGLRTKRRIEFFNGKIDCRLLEYELYAGSKKSVNLSK from the coding sequence ATGACAACTTCGAAAATCGTAATTACCTGCTCACCTCGTGTAGCACCACATCTGGAAAAAGAAGTCCGCCAACTGGGTTATCAAACCGTAAAAACCGATCACCAGAGCGTGGAGCTTTCCGGTACCTTCGACGATACTTTGAAGCTGAACCTGCACTTGAGAACTGCCAACAGGGTACTGTTTCATATCAAATCATTCAGGGCCGATCACCCTGACCAATTGTATAAACGCCTCAGGAACATCCCATGGGAAAACTATTTTGATGCCGACGGTTATATCAGTATCAAAAGCTTTGTCAGCAACAGGTTCATACAAGATGTACGGTTTGCCAGCCTCCGCGCCAAAGATGCCATTGCTGACCGCTTTGTAGATAGATTTGGCAAAAGGCCTGATTCTGGCAAAGACCTGTCTAAAACAGTGCTTTTCCTTCACTGGACTGATGAACATGCCAGCATTTACATAGATACATCGGGCGAAACCATTGCCAAACATGGCTACAGAAAAATCCCAATGAAGGCACCTATGATGGAATCTCTGGCATCTGCTACTATACTGACCTCGCAATGGGATTATAAAAGCCACTTTTTAAACCCCATGTGTGGTAGCGGAACGCTGGCCATAGAAGCCGCCATGACAGCCACTCACCGGGCTCCCGGTCTTATGCGTGACAACTTCGGCTTCATGCATGTAAAACTCTACAATCCAGCCGTTTGGGAGCAATTAAAAACAGAAGCCAAGAGCAATATCAGGAATGATATTGATTTTAAGATCATTGCTTCAGACCTTAACCCGGAAGCTGTAACCGCTGCTCAACGCAACGCCCGTGAAGCCGGAGTTGAACATCTGATCGAGTTTCATACGGGCGATTTCAGGGATATTCCCGTTCCCGAACCTAACAAAGGTGTAATATTTATCAATCCTGAGTATGGTCAGCGTTTGGGAGAGGAAGAAAAACTAGCTGACATATATCAGGAAATTGGTGATTTTTTCAAAAACAAAGCTCAGGGCTACACCGGCTATATATTTACGGGAAACATGAACCTGGCCAAGAAAATAGGGCTCAGAACCAAGCGCCGAATAGAATTTTTTAATGGCAAAATAGATTGCAGACTTTTAGAATACGAACTCTATGCAGGGAGCAAAAAAAGTGTTAACTTAAGTAAATGA